In the Oligoflexus sp. genome, one interval contains:
- the cueR gene encoding Cu(I)-responsive transcriptional regulator, with protein MNIGEAAKAAGVNPKFIRHYEARGIIPKAARTESGYRQYSENEVHILIFVKHARGLGFSLPEIKRLVGLWRNKARKSEDVKTITTKHIDALNVKIRELESIKNALEDLARHCHGDDRPECPILENFAPEVSKKQSKSGI; from the coding sequence ATGAATATCGGAGAAGCAGCCAAAGCTGCAGGCGTCAATCCAAAATTTATTCGTCACTACGAAGCCCGGGGTATTATCCCTAAAGCCGCACGTACCGAATCTGGCTATCGGCAGTATTCGGAAAACGAGGTGCATATTCTCATCTTTGTGAAACACGCCCGTGGGCTGGGCTTTTCGCTGCCGGAGATCAAAAGACTTGTCGGGCTCTGGCGCAATAAAGCCCGGAAAAGCGAGGACGTAAAAACGATCACGACAAAACATATCGATGCTCTCAATGTGAAAATTCGTGAACTGGAAAGTATCAAAAACGCCCTTGAGGACCTCGCGCGGCATTGTCATGGGGATGATCGACCCGAATGCCCCATCCTCGAAAACTTCGCACCCGAGGTGTCGAAAAAGCAAAGCAAGTCCGGAATTTAA